In Streptomyces sp. NBC_00414, a single window of DNA contains:
- a CDS encoding ArsI/CadI family heavy metal resistance metalloenzyme, which translates to MSRVQLALRVPDLEASIAFYSKLFGTEPAKLRDGYANFAIAEPPLKLVLIEGTAGEDTRMDHLGVEVDTTEAVHAATTRLSAEGLITDEENDTTCCYALQDKVWVHGPGQEPWEMYVVKADADSLAKQQGSSCCTSGTATSDTDANAGEPVAAGGGCC; encoded by the coding sequence ATGTCCCGTGTACAGCTCGCCCTGCGCGTCCCCGACCTCGAAGCCTCGATCGCCTTCTACAGCAAACTGTTCGGCACCGAGCCCGCCAAACTCCGCGACGGCTACGCCAACTTCGCCATCGCCGAGCCCCCGCTCAAGCTCGTCCTCATCGAAGGCACGGCGGGCGAGGACACCCGCATGGACCACCTCGGAGTCGAAGTCGACACCACCGAAGCCGTCCACGCCGCCACCACCCGCCTCAGCGCAGAAGGCCTGATCACCGACGAAGAGAACGACACCACCTGCTGCTATGCACTCCAGGACAAAGTCTGGGTCCACGGCCCCGGCCAGGAACCCTGGGAGATGTACGTCGTGAAAGCCGACGCAGACTCCCTCGCCAAGCAGCAAGGCAGCAGCTGCTGCACATCAGGCACAGCCACTTCCGACACGGATGCCAACGCGGGCGAACCTGTCGCCGCCGGTGGCGGCTGCTGCTGA